In Cydia pomonella isolate Wapato2018A chromosome 27, ilCydPomo1, whole genome shotgun sequence, a single genomic region encodes these proteins:
- the LOC133532405 gene encoding uncharacterized protein LOC133532405, with protein MDEDYDLVIDLDDEREEIPHGSDRDEEMRPIINKYIQNEDTSMEQHSHKELQKTSVIQSQNSDQNSDDDYIQVIDDDDDYELSVQKLISAANKIGREYLKNIQVKEAKANEMLNNSQAHKSDSINGDITNQIRDHRTLHKLFLGRNQDSKDESINRVLSCVRENRIAETTSYKPSYESQYVTEDILHHRNENTFKRRTDGYMQDVRTLPNIQTARHAYRYLDSDRSKVDLSIGDYYPIMDRYEHRHAHRPELPLRNDFYRHDPINRYTHFHVQRPTLNTNGCRYNAMPRETHNHHYIPEDMLSIDEYRRAEINRAPQFYPDRPDLIRLNDYKYTSIERDASTYYAYRPHELLRSDYDNTITNGFPDNHYMPDHALDDYWQAMSRHAYRPEGVISMEDYERSLSNWHVYNNAYKPPIGLSLDPCRLVEFPHIYRPDLVNMDTCREPMLTRKAFYPETEGMYCYKPRINPYKTEIYDANGNDNFKLNVSRKQEITSTAANTPRNASKDDNKLQSILSTGNKISKAQLHINQIIEKPGNLDVPVYKYKNSLTYRTMEDHIKSNKTTLSENKPESDMDICKPGVPVMTNRPDTVILSTKHIYQKRTYNQNAQSDALAASGIIRDTYDKIETTAKEIENHGAALDKNADFIHKVNKTHEEKGADREGNAVEKDISIQLLVVFFTRVKELVKDTFPEFSKSLEKEIDNLGKRTNSGRLKTDIQYICPLYCSVSTYSLPRFDSTDDDNRVEKHVNRAKICDVCSCIQNCYKLYKTKYFNLVFTQTGEGKEKRTMIGNDTVKVNMPQSVLGIRAQTVIRRRQGTDCKESKSNQDILNIDEELNKNQGQSITDHKILNKDTRSAYSTTVNNKLSIAGLHDTMLLDSLSVLNGNLTSKNIENAMNSPNWVPTISIDDNDISLRINTHNNRMEIEKQVLKTVNDEKEIIIDYSSQSRQSLSENRVNKDNCPKDENEAKLILSLSFNEITNADIIASKLKDKISKKPDTVFTCHICSCTFTYFTSFVSHIQKEHNINEIDEDLSEECIAQKCPFCGVYSKQKYHNEHVEKDHPEIFTRKEEANEIEVTKVNKRRKSMKRKFIFTCLVCHKNLKSCEVQRHREIEHKGLKVAKMFTKKLSSMD; from the coding sequence ATGGATGAAGATTACGATCTAGTTATAGACTTAGACGATGAAAGAGAGGAAATACCACATGGAAGTGACAGAGACGAAGAAATGAGAccaataatcaataaatatatacaaaacgaAGACACGAGTATGGAACAACATTCTCATAAAGAACTTCAAAAAACAAGCGTAATACAGAGTCAAAATAGCGATCAGAATTCAGATGACGATTACATACAAGTTATAGATGATGACGATGACTACGAACTGTCGGTTCAAAAATTAATAAGTGCTGCAAATAAAATAGGAAGAGAGTaccttaaaaatatacaagtaaaAGAAGCGAAAGCTAATGAAATGCTTAACAATAGTCAAGCGCATAAAAGTGATTCAATAAATGGAGATATCACAAATCAAATTCGAGATCACAGGACTTTACATAAGCTTTTTCTGGGTAGAAATCAAGATAGCAAGGACGAATCCATAAATCGAGTTTTAAGTTGTGTTAGAGAAAATCGAATTGCAGAAACAACCAGTTACAAACCAAGTTACGAATCTCAATATGTTACGGAAGATATACTACATCATAGAAacgaaaatacttttaaaagaaGAACGGATGGTTATATGCAAGATGTGAGGACTTTACCTAACATTCAAACTGCAAGACACGCCTATAGATACCTTGATTCAGATAGATCAAAAGTAGATTTAAGCATAGGTGACTATTACCCTATAATGGACAGGTATGAACACAGACATGCTCACAGGCCTGAGCTTCCTTTGAGAAATGATTTTTATCGTCATGATCCAATAAACAGATACACTCATTTCCACGTTCAAAGACCAACTTTAAACACAAATGGCTGCAGGTATAATGCAATGCCCAGGGAAACACACAATCATCATTATATACCAGAAGATATGTTAAGCATAGATGAATACAGACGCGCTGAAATAAACAGAGCTCCACAATTTTATCCTGATAGACCGGATTTGATTAGACTTAATGATTATAAGTATACATCAATAGAAAGAGACGCTTCTACCTACTATGCTTATAGACCACATGAACTATTGAGAAGCGATTATGACAATACTATAACCAATGGATTTCCTGACAATCATTATATGCCTGACCATGCTTTAGATGACTACTGGCAAGCAATGAGCAGGCATGCTTACAGACCAGAAGGTGTAATAAGCATGGAAGACTATGAACGCTCCTTAAGCAACTGGCATGTATACAACAATGCTTATAAACCACCTATAGGTCTAAGTTTGGATCCCTGTAGATTAGTAGAATTTCCTCACATTTACAGACCTGATTTAGTCAATATGGATACCTGCAGAGAACCGATGTTAACAAGAAAAGCATTCTATCCAGAAACTGAAGGTATGTATTGCTACAAACCACGAATCAACCCCTACAAAACTGAAATTTATGATGCTAATGGAAACGATAATTTTAAACTGAATGTATCTCGCAAACAAGAAATAACCAGTACAGCTGCTAACACGCCAAGAAATGCGAGTAAAGATGACAATAAGCTGCAATCTATTTTAAGTACaggaaataaaatatcaaaagctCAATTGCatataaatcaaataattgaaaaacCCGGAAATCTAGATGTACctgtatacaaatataaaaacagtCTAACCTATAGAACAATGGAAGACCATATAAAAAGCAATAAAACTACTTTGAGCGAGAATAAACCTGAATCAGATATGGATATCTGTAAACCAGGAGTACCTGTTATGACGAATAGACCAGATACAGTAATATTAAGTACTAAACATATTTATCAAAAAAGGACGTATAACCAGAATGCCCAGTCCGATGCTTTAGCTGCATCAGGAATAATTCGCGACACTTATGATAAGATCGAAACAACTGCTAAAGAAATTGAAAACCATGGAGCTGCATTAGACAAAAATGCTGACTTTATACATAAGGTGAACAAGACACATGAAGAAAAAGGAGCTGATCGAGAAGGTAATGCAGTAGAAAAAGATATTAGTATACAACTATTGGTAGTTTTCTTCACACGTGTAAAGGAGCTCGTCAAAGACACTTTTCCAGAATTTTCTAAATCGCTTGAAAAGGAAATTGATAATTTGGGAAAAAGGACGAATAGTGGTAGATTGAAAACAGACATACAGTACATTTGTCCTTTATACTGTTCTGTGTCCACTTATTCTTTACCCCGATTTGACAGCACTGATGATGATAATAGGGTAGAAAAACATGTAAATCGAGCTAAAATTTGTGATGTGTGTAGTtgcattcaaaactgttataagTTATACAagactaaatattttaatttagtattcACGCAAACAGGCGAAGGTAAAGAAAAAAGGACAATGATAGGAAATGACACAGTAAAAGTAAATATGCCTCAGAGTGTACTTGGAATTAGGGCGCAAACCGTCATACGCAGGCGACAAGGTACAGATTGTAAAGAATCTAAAAGTAATCaggatattttaaatattgatgaAGAATTGAATAAAAATCAGGGTCAGTCCATTACTgatcacaaaatattaaataaagataCGCGTAGTGCTTACTCTACTACAGTTAACAACAAGCTGTCTATAGCTGGCCTACATGATACAATGTTACTAGACTCATTATCGGTATTAAATGGCAACCTAACAagcaaaaatatagaaaatgcAATGAATTCGCCAAATTGGGTACCAACCATATCTATTGATGACAATGATATTTCATTACGTATTAATACTCATAATAACCGAATGGAAATCGAAAAACAAGTCCTAAAGACAGTTAATGatgaaaaagaaataataattgACTACAGTAGTCAAAGCAGACAGAGTTTAAGTGAAAACAGAGTTAATAAGGATAATTGTCCTAAGGACGAAAATGAAGCAAAGCTAATCCTCTCCTTATCTTTCAATGAAATAACTAATGCAGATATAATAGCATCAAAACTAAaggataaaataagtaaaaaacctGACACCGTATTCACATGTCACATTTGCAGTTGTACATTCACCTATTTCACATCATTTGTAAGCCATATACAGAAAGAACATAATATAAATGAGATTGACGAAGATTTATCCGAAGAATGTATTGCACAAAAATGTCCATTCTGCGGAGTATATTCGAAACAGAAATATCACAATGAACATGTTGAAAAAGATCATCCAGAAATATTTACGCGTAAAGAAGAAGCTAATGAAATAGAAGTGACAAAAGTGAATAAAAGAAGGAAATCAATGAAAAGGAAGTTCATATTTACATGTCTGGTGTGTCACAAGAATCTCAAGTCGTGCGAAGTACAGAGACATAGAGAGATAGAACATAAGGGGTTGAAGGTAGCGAAGATGTTTACCAAGAAACTATCAAGTATGGATTAA